One genomic segment of Lysobacter sp. 5GHs7-4 includes these proteins:
- a CDS encoding FAD-binding oxidoreductase: MSRTSTASSVLVIGAGVIGHACALALQRRGCDVVMTDPDQAGSAASWGNAGHIATEQAQPLASPATLRSAPGRLYAFGGPLSLRDPLSIAPWVWRYLRACRPHTYERGRVALRGLLAQALPAWRHLAQTLEQPQLLRETGHWVCWESAGAAARGRAGWDGSDTGDTRFQTLADGDLGALRAASSAPIHSGIAFSGTAQIADPRRLAAALQARFLADGGERRYDRIERLRSDGGGLVASTAEGETLRAQRVLVCAGVRSRALMASLGIHAPLVAERGYHLQWAEHRWPDLPPVVFEDRSMIVTRFEGGLRAAGFVEYAHADSPPDPGKWRRLRLHVAELGLPVRGAHSRWFGARPTLPDYLPAMGRSARVPGLHYAFGHQHLGLTLAAISGELLARSMSGESDGTELAAFDLDRFGG, encoded by the coding sequence TTGAGCCGAACGTCCACCGCCTCTTCCGTGCTTGTGATCGGCGCCGGCGTGATCGGCCATGCCTGCGCGCTGGCGCTGCAGCGGCGCGGCTGCGACGTGGTGATGACCGACCCGGACCAGGCCGGCAGCGCGGCGTCCTGGGGCAACGCCGGCCACATCGCCACCGAGCAGGCGCAGCCGCTGGCCTCGCCGGCGACGCTGCGTTCGGCGCCGGGCCGCTTGTATGCGTTCGGCGGCCCGCTGTCGCTGCGCGACCCTCTGAGCATCGCGCCGTGGGTGTGGCGCTATTTGCGCGCGTGCCGGCCGCATACCTACGAGCGCGGTCGCGTGGCCTTGCGCGGCCTGCTGGCGCAGGCCTTGCCGGCGTGGCGGCATCTGGCGCAGACGCTGGAACAACCGCAACTGCTGCGCGAGACCGGTCACTGGGTGTGCTGGGAATCGGCGGGCGCAGCCGCGCGCGGCCGCGCCGGCTGGGACGGCAGCGACACCGGCGACACCCGTTTCCAGACGCTGGCCGACGGCGACCTGGGCGCGCTGCGCGCGGCGTCCAGCGCGCCGATCCATTCCGGCATCGCCTTTTCCGGCACCGCCCAGATCGCCGATCCGCGGCGCCTGGCCGCGGCCTTGCAGGCGCGCTTCCTCGCCGACGGCGGCGAGCGCCGCTACGACCGCATCGAACGTCTGCGCAGCGACGGCGGCGGCCTGGTCGCCAGCACCGCCGAGGGCGAGACGCTGCGCGCGCAGCGCGTGCTGGTGTGCGCGGGCGTGCGCTCGCGCGCGCTGATGGCTTCGCTGGGCATCCACGCGCCGCTGGTGGCCGAACGCGGTTATCACCTGCAGTGGGCGGAGCATCGCTGGCCGGACCTGCCGCCGGTGGTGTTCGAGGACCGCTCGATGATCGTGACCCGCTTCGAGGGCGGTCTGCGCGCCGCCGGTTTCGTCGAGTACGCGCACGCGGATTCGCCGCCCGATCCCGGCAAGTGGCGGCGCCTGCGTCTGCACGTGGCCGAACTGGGCCTGCCGGTGCGCGGCGCGCACAGCCGCTGGTTCGGCGCCCGCCCCACCCTGCCCGACTACCTGCCGGCGATGGGCCGCAGCGCGCGCGTGCCGGGCCTGCATTACGCGTTCGGCCATCAGCACCTGGGCCTGACCCTGGCCGCGATCAGCGGCGAGCTGCTGGCGCGGTCGATGAGCGGCGAGAGCGACGGCACCGAGCTGGCGGCGTTCGATCTGGATCGGTTCGGCGGCTGA
- a CDS encoding AraC family transcriptional regulator → MPSAALPPVDPDLLQELFDRLPDVVFFIKDRHGRYTHANQTLVQRLGLGAREAVIGYRASELFPARLGDGYAAQDRRVLGGARIDDQLEMHMFQNRAAGWCLTSKQPLRHDGEIHGLIGISRDLAQPDGRHPGYARLRRVLDHMEAHYGEPVRMQALAELAGLSLSQLERQFRRVFQLAPQQWLTRLRIEAAMQRLHGEDTIASIGQLCGFTDQSAFSRQFKASVGLTPRDYRRLNPAPPCAPT, encoded by the coding sequence ATGCCTTCCGCAGCGCTGCCGCCGGTGGATCCCGACCTCCTGCAGGAGCTGTTCGACCGTCTGCCCGACGTGGTGTTCTTCATCAAGGACCGGCACGGCCGCTACACCCACGCCAATCAGACCCTGGTGCAGCGCCTGGGCCTGGGCGCGCGCGAGGCGGTCATCGGCTACCGCGCCAGCGAGCTGTTCCCGGCGCGCCTGGGCGACGGCTATGCGGCGCAGGACCGGCGCGTGCTGGGCGGCGCGCGCATCGACGACCAGCTGGAAATGCACATGTTCCAAAACCGCGCCGCGGGCTGGTGCCTGACCAGCAAGCAACCGCTGCGGCACGACGGTGAGATCCACGGCCTGATCGGGATCTCGCGCGATCTGGCCCAGCCCGACGGCCGCCATCCGGGTTATGCGCGGCTGCGTCGCGTGCTCGATCACATGGAGGCGCACTACGGCGAACCGGTGCGCATGCAGGCCTTGGCGGAACTGGCCGGGCTGTCGCTGTCGCAACTGGAGCGGCAATTCCGGCGTGTGTTCCAACTGGCGCCGCAGCAATGGCTCACGCGCCTGCGCATCGAGGCGGCGATGCAGCGCCTGCACGGCGAGGACACCATCGCCTCGATCGGCCAGTTGTGCGGCTTCACCGATCAAAGCGCCTTCAGCCGCCAGTTCAAGGCCAGCGTGGGACTGACGCCGCGCGATTACCGCCGGCTCAATCCCGCGCCGCCCTGCGCGCCGACATGA
- a CDS encoding proline racemase family protein: MRSIDYIDTHTGGEPTRVVLSGLPDLGAGSLAEQRLAFAAQHDRWRSAIACEPRGSDAMVGALLLPPQYVYSVASVIFFNNVGTLGMCGHGTIGLVRTLAHLGRIGPGRHAIDTPVGTVVAQLHEDGLVSIDNVESYRHARDVELDVPGYGRVRGDVAWGGNWFYISRDCPIPLEVAQWRELTRYTEAIRHALEAASVRGADGAQIDHIELNGAARTPDADARNFVLCPGLAYDRSPCGTGFSAKLACLAADGALAPGAVTRMESVLGSVFEGSYQPADGGRIHPRISGRAHLMAQGRLLIEDDDPFAWGVRPD; the protein is encoded by the coding sequence ATGCGCAGCATCGACTACATCGACACGCACACCGGCGGCGAACCCACGCGGGTGGTGCTGTCCGGCCTGCCCGATCTGGGCGCCGGCAGCCTCGCCGAACAACGCCTGGCGTTCGCCGCGCAGCACGACCGCTGGCGCAGCGCGATCGCCTGCGAGCCGCGCGGATCCGATGCGATGGTCGGCGCCTTGCTGCTGCCGCCGCAGTACGTGTACTCGGTCGCATCGGTCATCTTCTTCAACAACGTCGGCACCTTGGGCATGTGCGGCCACGGCACGATCGGTCTGGTGCGCACGCTCGCGCATCTGGGCCGGATCGGTCCGGGCCGGCATGCGATAGACACGCCCGTGGGCACGGTGGTGGCGCAGCTGCACGAGGACGGCCTGGTTTCCATCGACAACGTCGAAAGCTACCGCCATGCGCGCGACGTCGAACTCGACGTGCCCGGCTACGGCCGCGTGCGCGGCGACGTGGCCTGGGGCGGCAACTGGTTCTACATCAGCCGCGACTGCCCGATCCCGCTGGAGGTCGCGCAATGGCGCGAGCTCACGCGCTATACCGAAGCGATCCGCCACGCGCTGGAAGCGGCCAGCGTGCGCGGCGCCGACGGCGCCCAGATCGATCACATCGAACTCAACGGCGCGGCGCGCACGCCCGACGCGGACGCGCGCAACTTCGTGCTGTGCCCGGGCCTGGCCTACGACCGCTCGCCCTGCGGCACCGGCTTCTCGGCCAAGCTGGCCTGCCTGGCCGCCGACGGCGCGCTCGCGCCCGGCGCGGTCACGCGCATGGAGAGCGTGCTGGGCAGCGTGTTCGAAGGCAGCTACCAGCCCGCCGACGGCGGCCGCATCCATCCGCGCATCAGCGGACGCGCGCATCTGATGGCGCAAGGCCGCCTGCTGATCGAAGACGACGACCCCTTCGCCTGGGGCGTGCGTCCGGACTAG
- a CDS encoding sulfite exporter TauE/SafE family protein yields the protein MDPNRDGTVLLLTALTALALAYAWRWWAIERARRAEAAADGARRPDARDLATGFVANFFDTLGIGSFATTTAIFKLRGRVADERIPGSLNVGHALPTVAQALIFIAVVQVDLTTLLSMIAAAVAGAWLGVRVVARLPRRAIQIGMGVALLIAAGLFLAANLNWLPGGGDAVGLAGARLAFAVVVSLLLGALMMLGIGLYAPCLILVSLLGMNPIAAFPIMMGACAFLMPVGGGAFVRSGRYDLRAALGLTLGGIPGVLIAAFVVKSLPLEWLRWLVVIVVLYAAAQMLMSARRAARD from the coding sequence ATGGATCCCAACCGGGACGGCACCGTGCTGTTGCTGACCGCGCTCACCGCGCTGGCCCTGGCCTACGCCTGGCGCTGGTGGGCGATCGAACGCGCGCGCCGCGCCGAAGCGGCCGCGGACGGCGCGCGCCGGCCCGACGCGCGCGATCTGGCGACCGGCTTCGTCGCCAACTTCTTCGACACTTTGGGCATCGGTTCCTTCGCCACCACCACCGCGATCTTCAAGCTGCGCGGACGCGTCGCCGACGAGCGCATCCCCGGCAGTCTCAATGTCGGCCACGCGCTGCCGACCGTGGCGCAGGCGCTGATCTTCATTGCGGTGGTGCAGGTGGACCTGACCACGCTGCTGAGCATGATCGCCGCGGCGGTGGCCGGCGCCTGGCTGGGCGTGCGCGTGGTCGCGCGACTGCCGCGGCGTGCGATCCAGATCGGCATGGGCGTGGCCTTGCTGATCGCCGCGGGGTTGTTCCTGGCGGCCAACTTGAACTGGCTGCCCGGCGGCGGCGACGCCGTGGGCCTGGCGGGCGCCCGGCTCGCGTTCGCGGTCGTGGTGAGCCTGCTGCTGGGCGCGCTGATGATGCTGGGCATCGGCCTGTACGCGCCCTGCCTGATTCTGGTGAGTCTGCTGGGCATGAACCCGATCGCGGCCTTCCCGATCATGATGGGCGCCTGCGCCTTCCTGATGCCGGTCGGCGGCGGCGCCTTCGTGCGCTCCGGGCGCTACGACCTGCGCGCGGCCCTGGGCCTCACGCTGGGCGGCATTCCCGGGGTGCTGATCGCGGCCTTCGTGGTCAAATCGCTGCCGCTGGAATGGCTGCGCTGGCTGGTGGTGATCGTGGTGCTGTACGCGGCCGCGCAGATGCTCATGTCGGCGCGCAGGGCGGCGCGGGATTGA